TTGTTCTGTCAGCACTTCTTTGCTTCTTTATAGTTTTACAGTCCTTAATAGGGGCCTCCAAGAAAAAGAAAAACGCCTTAAGTTTAATTCGGTAATATCCTCAAGGTATGCGCTTTTTGAGCCCTATTGTATAGTAAGTATAGAAAGGATATACAGCGGCATGTTTGAAAGGTCGCAGATGGGAGCTAAAAATGCATGAAATTTCCCTTGAGGGCGTAAAAAAATATTTGGATTCGGTACTTATCCTTAAAAATGTTACTTTTCTGGTAACAGAGGGGGAGAAAGTGGCGATTGTAGGAGAAAACGGGTGTGGTAAATCCACTATACTAAAACTGATAGCTGGCATCTTAAAATTGCATCATTGTGCCGGTTATCCCTATGCCCCGATTCCGCCGGGATTTGATGAGGGATGGGTAAAGGTCTCTAAGGACACGGTTTGTGCCTATCTGGAACAAATTCCACAGTATGGCAGCAGACTAAAGGTGATAGATGTCTTAAATCTTAGCTTTAAAGAAGTACATGATTTAGAAGCAAAGCTGCATCAAATGGAACAGAGCATGGTGTATCTCACAGGTAAAGATTTAAAGACAGCCTTAGAAAAGTATGGAGAATTAGTGCAACTATATGAATTAAAGGGTGGTTATTCCATCGAAGAAAAAATAAGTAAAATCTGTAAGGGTTTGAACTTCACAGATAGTTTCTTGCAGCAGGATTTTGACCAGCTAAGTGGCGGCGAAAAGACCACAGTAGCGCTTGGTAAATTGCTTATTGATGCACCGGATGTATTATTATTAGATGAGCCTACCAATCATTTGGATATAGAATCTGTTGAATGGTTAGAGGAATATGTAAAAAGTTATAAAGGAATTGTAATCGTTGTTTCTCATGACAGATATTTTCTGGATAATACGGTAAATAAGGTAATCGAAATAGAGGATAAGGTAAGTCATGTCTATTTTGGGAATTATTCGGAGTATATCAGACAAAAAGAGGAGAATATTCGCCTTCAATATAATAGGTATAAGGAACAAAAAAAGAAAATTAGCAGTATGGAACAATCTGTAAAGGAGTTAAAGGAATGGGCAAAAAAGGCGGACAATAATAAGTTTGTAAAAAGGGCTGCAAGTATTCAAAACAAATTGGATAAGTTGACACCGCTTAATAAACCTGTAGTAAACCGGCAGAATCTTAAGCTTACCATGAATGAAGGGGAACGTTCCGGCAAAATTGTTATAAAGGCTTTAAATCTATCAAAAGTTTTTGAGAATAAGACAATTTTACAGCAGGCAGAAGTATTGGTACAGTATGGAGAGCGGATAGCATTAGTCGGGCCGAATGGCTGCGGAAAAACTACCTTTCTTAGAATGTTACTGGGGGAACTGCAGCCGGATGAAGGAATATTGACTTTAGGTGCTGGTGTCAGGAGTGCTTATTTACCTCAGAATTTGATTTTTGAAGATGAGGAACTTACGGTACTGGATTATTTTCGGGAGGATACGGTAGTTTCTGAGGGACAAGCAAGAGACCGTCTGGCAAAATATAAATTTTACGGCGGCAATGTATATAAAAAAATAAAACTTTTGTCAGGTGGAGAAAAGGTTCGTTTAAAGCTATGCAAACTGCTGTTTCAGGAGCTTAATCTTATTATACTGGATGAACCTACGAATCATCTGGATATGATATCCATAGAAAGCATTGAAGCGGCTCTTTCAGAGTTTAAAGGAACTATATTTCTCATATCCCATGACAGGTATTTTATTAATAAAATGAGTCAGAGAATTCTTGCCATTGAAGATTACAGCATTAAAAGTTATCTGGGTAATTATGATGATTATAGATTACAAAGAGAGAGAGCCGAGAATGGACAGGAAAAGAAAGAGCAGCCGGTTCAAGAGAAGATTATTAAAACAATAGATGTCAAAAAGTCTGAAAAAGCGAATTTTAAAAAGAAACAGCCCCTGGAAAAAGGTAAAGCAGATAGTAAAAAGCGGGAGGAAAAAATAGAATTACTTGAAAAACAATTAAAAGAACTTGATAAGGATATAGAGAAGGACACGTCTGATTATGAAAGATTAAGTAAGTTGTATCAGGTGAAGAAAGAACTTACTGATGAAATAGATGCCCTTCTAGAAGAATGGATAGATGACCCGTTTTGTACACAATAATGGTAATAGGATTACTAACTTTCATGGATACAAAACGGGTAAATGCCTCTTCAGGTAGTGGGTTAATTGAAGATTATAACTGGTTATTTTCATTTAACGGCAGTATTTTATACTGAGAAGTTATACACATAAAGAGCTGGGGATACCAGGTCATAATATTCCAGATGCCAACACCGGATAAATTGAAATCCGGAACAAATTTTAAGGAAATATTGTAACTTCTAACATCCCAGAAGCGCACCAGATATTCATCGCCTGAATAAAAATGAAAGGAAGCAGTATTGGTGATGGCGTCATATACAATATGGGCATTATTCTGAGAAGCCAGTTCAATAGCGGCTCGGTAGCTGATAGCCATACCCTTTGTAGAGCCTGATATAAAAGGTAACTTCCAGACGTATCCTTGCAAAGGGATACCAATAGAGGTTTTAGCAGGAGGAACCAGCTCAGTAAACTCAGATATGATTTCTCGGAGGCTTTCTGTACAGAGTGAGCCAAGGGGAGTACCTTCAGAATAACCAAATTCATAAACAATCAAGGTAATTCCTGTCAATTCCTTTGCCAATAATCCATAATCGAATCCAATGATAGGAGTCTCAAAAGTATCCAGTACTTGATAGCCGGCGTCTGTTACGTGTTCAAGCAATCGTAAGGCATGCTTTCTATAACGTTCACGGTAGGTCGGATGGATGTAAGGCGTGTGAAAACTTACACCGTGATATCCCTTTGTTTTCAGGATAAGAAGAATCTGTTCAATAAACCTATCCTCAATGGTCTTGTCTGATATAATTGAATTTACGATATCCATTGCTTCTTCGGTATTATTAGAACCGGGTATAATCATCATTATGGGGGCTGTACCATAGGCTTTGGCCAGTCCGATAATATCCTCATCTTCCAGATTGCTTAAGTCACCAAAAGAAGTAACACTGTAGCTGTATATGGTAATATAAGTAAGGTAGGGCAAGGTTTTTTTTAAGACATTTTTGTCAATATAAGGGTAGGCAAATCCATTGGTAGCAATAGTGTGTCCTTTCTTTTCCCGAAAACTTATTACAATTTCATCACCCGGATACAAAATCTGCTTATCAGATAATTCCGGATTGTTTCTTAGAAGTTCTATTACAGTAGTGCGGTAAGAATCAGCAATCTGTGCCAAAGAATCTCCTTCTTTGACGGTATATATTATTTCAGGTATTAGTATGATGAGGCTTTCACCTATTACCAGTGCTTCCGTATCTGCTAAATTATTATATATTTTTAATCTGTTTGCTGATATACCATAGTATTCTGCAATGGAATCAACGGTATCTCCAGGTTTTACAACATGAATAATCATAGCTGCCCTCGAAAGGTTTTGTTTCATTATATGTATTCAATTCCCAGAGGATACTTATTAAATAAATCACTTTATTGCATATAGTAGGTTTAAACCTTGTCAAATTGACATTTAGCTTTAGTTGGACTATTTTGAAAGTTACAAGTTAAGGTATACTAACAGTGTGGAGGCGGATGAATTATTTAATGAGTTCAACGAATTTTACTATTTTGTATTGGGAGTTAATAATCAGCCACATCTGAGCGTAAAAAATCATTACATTCCATATGGCCTTACCCTGTAAACCATACTCCATAATTAAATCTAGTATGGAGTTAATAGTTCTGGCATCTATAAACCAGACAATGTGGCGTGCCGGCAGTCCATAATAATTCAATTGGTTATATAAAAAGAAAGGTGTCTGTGAAGTTTCGTCAAAGTCTATGGGTATATTGAAATTACTGGCCAGCTGTATAGCAGCATTTATAGTAAGGGATGTGGCATTGGAAACGATGGAGGAGATATAGGAAAGTTCCCAATCATAACCTATGACGGGTGTACCTATTTCAATCTTATGTCCCGGGACCATAGGTGTAATGTAATTAAGAAATACCTGCTGGTTATAGTTGGAGCTTACCGGAGTAGGCGGTCCATAATTAGTTCCCCATACAAAATTAGAGAAGCCCAAAGTATCAGCATATTTACTTAAGGCACCGTAGTCTACCTGAGAAAAATCTACCCGATCTCCAAGAGTGCGAATATTAGGATTAATGGTTGAGAATACCAGATAGCCTTCTTTTTTTAACCGATTATAAAGTTTCGATAATAAGCTATGATATAACTCCTGATTCAGTTCACTTAGAAAACTAAAGGTTATATTTACACCAGAGTAGCCAAATGACTGTATGACTTTTAAGGTATTATCAGCAAGATGCTCTTGTAAGCTATCACTTAATAAAATTTGATTGGCAGCAGTAAGGTCAGGAACACCGGCAGTTGTTAGGGTAGTTAGAGACATTAAAGGGACTACATCATACGCTTTTGCCAATTGTATTATTTCAGATTCATCGAAATAAGGGATTAATTCTGCGTCTTTATTTACGGTGTAATTAAAAAGGGACAGGAAAGTCAAATACGGTAAAGTTTTAATTAATGTGCTTTTTTCTATAAACGCATAAGCAAAGCCATTGGTTGTAATTTCTCTGCCGGTCTTATAACTTATTACAAGTGTTTCACCAATTTCTAGAAAAGTTCTGTCTGAAATACTGGGATTATTTCGCAGCAATTGAAGAATGGTAACATTGAATCTGGAAGCAATTCCTTCCAGAGTATCCCCTTCCTCCACTGTATAGGTTTGTTCAGGATAAGCAATAACTATAGTCTGCCCTACCACTAACTCATTCGGATTTATTATGTCATTGTCCTGTATTAATTTTGATTGGGACACTCCATAATAGTCAGCAATAAAAGTTAGAGTTTCACCCGGTTTGACAACATGTATAATCATAGCTTCACCTTTTATGACTTTCTATTATGTATATGTATTTTGTTTTGGGAATAGAAGAAAAGTAAACTTATATAAATAATATATTGACAGGGAAAGAAATTCTGATATTATATGTATATACATGTAATTTGTTGAAATACATTAGGAGGCATAGAGGATGCTATCAATAGAAAAGAGTATTCAGGCAAAGGCCTATGCATTGGGATATGAAAAATGCGGTATTGTGCCTATTCATAAGTTGGATGGTTATGAAGAAAAGTTAAAAGAACGGATAGAAAAGGTACCGGAATCAGAAAGATTCTATCAAGGGCAAAAGAGGTTGCTTAATCTGAACAATACATATCCATGGGCAAAATCGGCAGTAGTCCTTGCACTTTCCTATAACAAATATAAGGTTCCGGAGCAGGTAAAGGGACACATTGCAAAATCTTATTTGTTTGATGTACGGATTGATAAAAATTCGGTTGAATACAATAACAGACAGAAGTTTGAACAGTATTTGGGGAAGTTAGGTATAAAAGCAGAAAATAATAAAAAATTTGGTATAGTAGGGATGAGATGGGCAGCCTTACAGGCAGGTCTTGGAGTGGTACGCCGCAATAATTTTTTTTATACGGAATCCGGTTCCTGGAATCATATAGAAGCCTGGTTGATTGACAAGGATATAGAGCTGTTGGAGGAAAAATCCCTTGCACCCTGTCCAGCAGGCTGTAGCAAATGTATTGGCAGTTGTCCCACCAAGTCCCTCTCAGAAGCTTATACTATGTCACCTACAAAATGTATTTCTTATCTAACAACGTTTGGAGGGCGTGAACTATACCAGGAGCCGCTTGCGGGGAAATTCGGGGACTGTATTTATGGGTGTGATATTTGTCAGGATGTTTGTCCCATGAATGCAAAAGAATGGAAGGGCAGGGAAGAATTTCCCGGACTTTCTGAAATTATACCCAATTTGAGTCCGGAAAATATTATGAGTATGAGGCAAGAGTATTACACTGCTAAAATTCAGCCAAAATTTTTCTATTTAACAGATAAAGAACTATGGAAATGGCAGGTTAATACTTTGAATTATATGGATAACCAATATAAGGATGAGTATAGAAAATATATCTTAAAGGCCTGTGAAAGTGAATATACCCAGGTTCGGAATATGGCCCTTATTATTATTAAGAATAGACTGCTGGCTGTATAGGGGTTATGCTATAGCAGAGATGTCAGGATGCAAAAGACATAAGCCTAGGATTTATATAGGAAGTTGTCGTGTTGACATATGGCTTTCACTTGACAAAGAAGAAGCTGTGTATTAATGTAAAATATACATAATTTATACAAATAAGAGAGAGTGCACCATGAATAAAAAAACAGACCTAAAATTAAAGGATTGTGCCTGTAAGAGACTTAGAATGTCAACCCGGATTGTGACTCAGTTTTATGATAATGCCTTTCGCAAAGCTGGGTTAAAATCCACCCAGTACTCACTGCTTAAGGATATAGCCTCCAGGCAGGGCGGAATCTCGGTAAATGAACTTGCAAATCTATCTCTGATGGACCAGACAACAGTCACTAGAAATATTGAAATTTTACGTAAGAATGAACTAATAACGGTGAAAACAGCAGATATAGATTCCCGAAAGAAATGTATTGCAGTCAGTGAAGCTGGGAAAGAAAGACTTACAGAGGCAACACCAATATGGAAAGAGACCCAAAGACAGGTACAAGAGTTAGTTGGAGAAGAAAAATATGAGGCATTTTTAGAGGTTTTATCCTGTTTGGAGAACCTGAAATAAACGGGGATTAGTATATAGACCATAATACATGGGGTTATTAAGGCAAATAAAAAGGATACACCATACAGATTTCCTTATAAGTGGAATGCTGTACAGGGTATCCCTTTTTAAATTAAAGTGTTTCAGCTAGGTTCATTTCTGCACACATTAAGATAAAGGCCCCGGCACCATGTAAATCATTAACACTAGTAGGACGGTTAATATAGTGAGTGTAATCCCCAATACCGGTGCCAATGCATACACCATCAATTACGATACCGCCATTTTCATCGTATTTCAGACGGTTTATAACGCCGTCAAACCCTTTCCAGGCATACTTAAGATAGATTTTGTGAAGGTAACCCATTCTGACAGCCTTTGCCAGTGCACATACAAACAGGCAGGTGCAAGAGGTTTCCAACCAGTTATCAGATTCGTTCACTTTGTCAACCACCTGATACCAAAGGCCTGTTGACTCATCCTGAAATGGTACTAAGGATTTTAATAAATCTTGGAGTATTAAGACAAGCTCCGGTTTTTTGGAATGCTCCTCCGGTAAGTAATCAAAAATGTCAAGTAAAGCAACCGGATACCAGCCAATCGCACGTCCCCAGAATTCAGGAGCCTTTCCGGTAGCAGGGTGAGCCCAGATAGCTTCTCTGGTTTCATCCCATCCATGATAAAGAAGACCGGTTTTAAAGTCTCTGGTATGCTCATACATTAATAATGCCTGATGGGTAATTAAATCAAAATATTCGGGATACGCAAAGGTCTTACCAAAGTGTACTGAAAAAGGACCGCCCATGTACAGACCATCTAGCCACATCTGATTTGGATAAATTTCTTTATGCCAAAATCCTCCCTGGGAATTGGTTTTCCAACCTTTTACCAAAGGAATCAAGGTATGAAGAGCTGTTTTATAGCGTTCGTCTTTTGTCTTTTCATACAGGTGAAAAAGCAGGATGCAAGGCTGCAGGTCATCTAGTTGAGTCGCATCATATTCGGTTACTTTACCATCTTCATCGATGATACTGTCTACCCAGTCCTTTATATAATTATAATATTTTTCATCTCTATTTTGAAAATAGCATTGTTCCATTCCTGAAAGGAAAACACCCTGATGATAATGGAATCGGCCTTTAGGCGGTAACTCCTCCGGGCGGTATTTCGCCATAAGTGTATCACAGGCAAGTTCACCGTAATAAAGCGGTGTTTTTTCTCTAACGGTTGTCATATCAGCATCCATCCTTTTTAAAGTTATTATTGTATAAAACATCTGTAAATATATCTATATGTTACTGCATTAATCTGTACATTATTTGCTTAAAACATCTATTTCTTCTTATTTTTTGCTATTATTATAAAAAAAATTCCTATATAATAAGGTATAAGGAGGAAGTAGGATGAGCAAACGGAACTTTGTACTTAATAATTTTGCGGATATTTTCTCTGTATCCAGAAAAAAACAAGCCAATCATATTATGCCGTACAGTCATTTTCATAGCTCCTATGAGGCATATTACTTGTTAGAGGGAGAAAGACAGTTTTTTATCAAGGACAGAACAATCGTCATTAAGGCAGGAGATTTAATTATTATACAACCTGATGTGTTACACAAAACAGCCAATGGGAATTATCCAGAGCATGAAAAAATTATACTTAATTTTAAAGAAGAGTTTATACCTGCCTTTAGAGGTGATTTGTTTAAAAAGCTTTATTCTGCCTTTGATGAGGATTATCTGGTGATTCATTTCACTCTGCAATATAAAATACAGGTCGAGGATATGTTACAGCGGATTGTACAAGAAGCCAGAGAGAAGAAGGGAGCTTATGAAATCTATATACAAAGTCTTGTATTGCAACTGTTGATTTTGTCCTCCCGGTACTTAGAAGAACATATTATGGAGCCCTTAGAATATCTTAATCCCATGCATGAACGAATCAGTGAAATTGTACGTTACATTAATAAACATTATAAAAAAGAATTATCTCTGCCGTATCTGGCAGATAAATTCTTTGTCAGCCCTTACTATTTAAGCCATGCCTTCAAAGAGGTAACTGGTTTTACCTTTGTAGAATATGTGAATAGTGTACGGATTAAGGAAGCGAAAAAGTTGTTAGAAGAAACCAACTTAAAGGTATATTTTATAGCAGCTAAAGTGGGTTATGGAAGTATAACACATTTCGGTCGGGTATTTAAAGAAATAACCGGACATGCACCTCTTTATTATCGTAAAAAGAAATGAATTTTACTATGTCAAGGTACATCATTTAGCAAAGCAATAAATGGCATAAAGCCATTCTTTAATTGGCATGCAGTTTTATCAAAATAAAGTTATGATTAATTAAATTACTGTATTAGGTAAACTGTATACGCGATTAAAGGTCGCAGATTGGAGCTAATGGTGAAAGAATTTGATGGTAACAAAAGCAACAGAGAGTACTGTAATCCGGTACAGAGAGGTTTTTTTCCTGACCCCTCGGTAATTAGGGTGGGTGAGGATTATTATATGGTTAATTCCTCTTTTCAGTACTTTCCGGCAATACCCATATCCCATTCTAAGGATATGGTACATTGGCACATAATAGGGCATGCAGTGGTGAACACAGAGTATCTGCCTATGGAAGATATTAAAGATTCCCATGGAATCTGGGCACCGGATATATCCTATGTAGACGGTACATTCTATATCTTTGCTACTTTGCGATTAAACGGTGATGGTGGCAGGGGCAACAATGTTCTTCGCAGACAACTAATGGTAACTTCAAAAACTCCAGAGGGACCTTATTCAAAGCCGGTATGGCTGGAGGCAGATGCTATTGACCCGTCTCACTTTGTGGACGAAGACGGCAAGCATTATATGGTAATAGCAAGTGCTGCCACGGTTTATGAGATAAGCAGTGATTGCACCAAGTTAATAAGTGGTCCGAAGGTTGCTTGGCCAGGTACGGGAGAGAGATGCCCGGAAGGTCCACATATTATGAAAAAGGACGGTTGGTATTATGCCATTGTTGCCGAGGGTGGAACCGGTTATGGCCACGGAATCAATGTGGCACGTTCAAAAAATCTGTATGGTCCTTACGAAGAATGCCCCTATAATCCGGTTATCAGACAAAAAGACCCGAAGGCTTCTCTTCAAAGAACCGGTCACGGTAAACTGGTACAGACTCAAAATGGAGACTGGTGGATATATTATCTGCTGGGAAGACCCAATGAAGGAAAATTTACCACGGTTGGAAGGGAATCAGGACTAGATCCGGTCACCTGGACAGACGACGGATGGTTTATTGTAAATGAAGGAAAAGGGCCAAGTCTGGTTCAAAAGGCACCCATGTTACCGGAATGTATCTATGAAAGAAATACTATGGATGATTTTGATAAGGAAACTCTTAATCTGGAATGGGAGTTTGTACGGCTGCCGGATAATGGTTCATGGTCTCTGACAGAAAGGCCGGGATATTTTAGAATATGGACCAGAGACGGTCAGCTTCATGAAATCAAAGCAAAGAATACACTGCTTCGCAGAGAACAAGAGTTGAGTTATAAAGCGGAGACAAAGCTAGAGTTTTATCCTGAGCGTAATGGAGAACAGGCCGGACTAACCTGTTATTACAGTACGGCAACTTATGTCAGGTTCAGTTTATGCTATGAAGAGGGAAGAAAGCTGCAACTGGTTATAAATAGAAATCATGGGGAAGAGCTAATGGCAGAAGTAAAAGACATAAAAGAGGCCCCGGTTTATCTAAAAGTGGAAGTTGATAAATTAACCAGGAGCTTTTACTACAGTTATGACGGAATAGCTTGGGAAAAAGCAGGAGTTCTTACAGATTGTATTTATTTGTGTGATGAAGGGGTACCAGATGATCCCAAGAGACATACCGGAACCTTAGTTGGTATCTATGCAAATAACGGAGGTTGTGGCAGCAGAAGACCGGCAGATTTCGATTATTTTAAATATGAAGATTAAGCGAATGTGAAATCACACAGACGGGAGTTAAGTTGAAAAAACAAAAGGTGTTTTTTCAACATCCTGATTTAAACGTGTGCAAGTGCAAATAGACTAGAGCACACAGATGGGAGCTTTATGAAGTATAGTACGATGTTTTACACAAAACCGGCAGATGTGAATCCTAGAAACCCCGAGGCTTGGAATGATGCACTTCCTATAGGGAATGGCTCCCTTGGTGGCATGGTTTTTGGAGGAATTGAAAAAGAGCGTATTCAGTTAAATGAGGATACGTTATGGTATGGTAGCGGCGGCAGAGACCGTGTTAATCCGGATTCTATGAAATACCTACAGGAGATTCGCAATCTATTAAAAGCAGGTAAAATAAAAGAGGCACAAAGACTAGGTGAATTAAGTATGGTGGCGGGGCCTGAGGGAGAACGAAATTATACAACCGCCGGGGATGTAACGTTGAATTTTGAACTGGATAAAGAAGCAGCTACAGACTATAAGAGAACTCTTGATTTGGAAAAGGCAATTGCCGGAACTACCTACAAGTTAGGTGGAGTCATCTATGAAAGAGAGGCTTTTGTTAGCAATGTACATAATGTGTTAGTAGTGAGAATGAAAGCCAGTGAAAAAGGTGCACTTCATTTTATTCTTGCATTATCCAGGGCAAAGTATCTGAATGAGAATAAAGCAGTGGGTGATAATAAGATTCAGTTAAGTGGAATAGAAGGAGGAAATGGTGTATCCTTTTGTGTAGCTGCTAAAGTAGTGGATACGGATGGAAAGGTGTATACCATTGGTAACAGGGTATTACTAGAGGAGGCTTCAGAAGCAACTTTGCTGCTTACGATTCGTACCAGCTATTATGGAGAGAATCCGGAGAAATGGTGCGAAAAGACACTGGAAGCTGCACAGCAGTATTCCTATGATGAACTTAAAACAGAACATATTAAGGATTATCAAGCTTTGTACAATAGAATGTCTCTTACCATGAAAGAAGATAAAGACTTAGCAGAGTTGCCTATTGACGAACGTCTTCAAAAGGTAAAGGATGGTCAGGTCGACTTAGGACTAATCGCCATGTATTTCAATTTTGGACGTTACCTGCTTATTTCCTGTAGCAGACCGGGAACTATGGCTGCTAATTTACAAGGAATATGGAATAAAGATTTTAATCCCCCTTGGGACAGCAAATTCACTATAAATATTAATACAGAGATGAATTACTGGCCGGCAGAGATATGTAATCTGTCCGAATGCCATATGCCGCTCTTTGATTTACTAACAAAAATGCTTCCAAGTGGTAAAAAAGTAGCGGAAAAAATGTATGGCTGCAGAGGCTTTGTAGCGCATCATAATACCGATGTGTGGGGAGACTGTGCACCTCAGGACATTTATATGCCTGCAACTATATGGCCAATGGGAGCAGCATGGTTGACAACACATATCTGGGAGCATTATCTCTTTACCCTGGATGAAGCATTTTTAAGAACCTACTTTGAACTAATTAGAGAATGTGCCTTGTTTTTCAGAGATTATCTATTTGAAAATGAAGAGGGACAGTTGGTAACGGGCCCTAGTGTATCACCGGAAAACACCTATATTCATCCCAGTGGGGATAGGGGAACCCTATGCATTGGACCATCTATGGATA
The nucleotide sequence above comes from Anaerocolumna cellulosilytica. Encoded proteins:
- the abc-f gene encoding ribosomal protection-like ABC-F family protein, whose product is MHEISLEGVKKYLDSVLILKNVTFLVTEGEKVAIVGENGCGKSTILKLIAGILKLHHCAGYPYAPIPPGFDEGWVKVSKDTVCAYLEQIPQYGSRLKVIDVLNLSFKEVHDLEAKLHQMEQSMVYLTGKDLKTALEKYGELVQLYELKGGYSIEEKISKICKGLNFTDSFLQQDFDQLSGGEKTTVALGKLLIDAPDVLLLDEPTNHLDIESVEWLEEYVKSYKGIVIVVSHDRYFLDNTVNKVIEIEDKVSHVYFGNYSEYIRQKEENIRLQYNRYKEQKKKISSMEQSVKELKEWAKKADNNKFVKRAASIQNKLDKLTPLNKPVVNRQNLKLTMNEGERSGKIVIKALNLSKVFENKTILQQAEVLVQYGERIALVGPNGCGKTTFLRMLLGELQPDEGILTLGAGVRSAYLPQNLIFEDEELTVLDYFREDTVVSEGQARDRLAKYKFYGGNVYKKIKLLSGGEKVRLKLCKLLFQELNLIILDEPTNHLDMISIESIEAALSEFKGTIFLISHDRYFINKMSQRILAIEDYSIKSYLGNYDDYRLQRERAENGQEKKEQPVQEKIIKTIDVKKSEKANFKKKQPLEKGKADSKKREEKIELLEKQLKELDKDIEKDTSDYERLSKLYQVKKELTDEIDALLEEWIDDPFCTQ
- a CDS encoding LysM peptidoglycan-binding domain-containing protein, which translates into the protein MIIHVVKPGDTVDSIAEYYGISANRLKIYNNLADTEALVIGESLIILIPEIIYTVKEGDSLAQIADSYRTTVIELLRNNPELSDKQILYPGDEIVISFREKKGHTIATNGFAYPYIDKNVLKKTLPYLTYITIYSYSVTSFGDLSNLEDEDIIGLAKAYGTAPIMMIIPGSNNTEEAMDIVNSIISDKTIEDRFIEQILLILKTKGYHGVSFHTPYIHPTYRERYRKHALRLLEHVTDAGYQVLDTFETPIIGFDYGLLAKELTGITLIVYEFGYSEGTPLGSLCTESLREIISEFTELVPPAKTSIGIPLQGYVWKLPFISGSTKGMAISYRAAIELASQNNAHIVYDAITNTASFHFYSGDEYLVRFWDVRSYNISLKFVPDFNLSGVGIWNIMTWYPQLFMCITSQYKILPLNENNQL
- a CDS encoding LysM peptidoglycan-binding domain-containing protein yields the protein MIIHVVKPGETLTFIADYYGVSQSKLIQDNDIINPNELVVGQTIVIAYPEQTYTVEEGDTLEGIASRFNVTILQLLRNNPSISDRTFLEIGETLVISYKTGREITTNGFAYAFIEKSTLIKTLPYLTFLSLFNYTVNKDAELIPYFDESEIIQLAKAYDVVPLMSLTTLTTAGVPDLTAANQILLSDSLQEHLADNTLKVIQSFGYSGVNITFSFLSELNQELYHSLLSKLYNRLKKEGYLVFSTINPNIRTLGDRVDFSQVDYGALSKYADTLGFSNFVWGTNYGPPTPVSSNYNQQVFLNYITPMVPGHKIEIGTPVIGYDWELSYISSIVSNATSLTINAAIQLASNFNIPIDFDETSQTPFFLYNQLNYYGLPARHIVWFIDARTINSILDLIMEYGLQGKAIWNVMIFYAQMWLIINSQYKIVKFVELIK
- a CDS encoding epoxyqueuosine reductase, which codes for MLSIEKSIQAKAYALGYEKCGIVPIHKLDGYEEKLKERIEKVPESERFYQGQKRLLNLNNTYPWAKSAVVLALSYNKYKVPEQVKGHIAKSYLFDVRIDKNSVEYNNRQKFEQYLGKLGIKAENNKKFGIVGMRWAALQAGLGVVRRNNFFYTESGSWNHIEAWLIDKDIELLEEKSLAPCPAGCSKCIGSCPTKSLSEAYTMSPTKCISYLTTFGGRELYQEPLAGKFGDCIYGCDICQDVCPMNAKEWKGREEFPGLSEIIPNLSPENIMSMRQEYYTAKIQPKFFYLTDKELWKWQVNTLNYMDNQYKDEYRKYILKACESEYTQVRNMALIIIKNRLLAV
- a CDS encoding MarR family winged helix-turn-helix transcriptional regulator, translated to MNKKTDLKLKDCACKRLRMSTRIVTQFYDNAFRKAGLKSTQYSLLKDIASRQGGISVNELANLSLMDQTTVTRNIEILRKNELITVKTADIDSRKKCIAVSEAGKERLTEATPIWKETQRQVQELVGEEKYEAFLEVLSCLENLK
- a CDS encoding glycoside hydrolase family 88/105 protein, translating into MTTVREKTPLYYGELACDTLMAKYRPEELPPKGRFHYHQGVFLSGMEQCYFQNRDEKYYNYIKDWVDSIIDEDGKVTEYDATQLDDLQPCILLFHLYEKTKDERYKTALHTLIPLVKGWKTNSQGGFWHKEIYPNQMWLDGLYMGGPFSVHFGKTFAYPEYFDLITHQALLMYEHTRDFKTGLLYHGWDETREAIWAHPATGKAPEFWGRAIGWYPVALLDIFDYLPEEHSKKPELVLILQDLLKSLVPFQDESTGLWYQVVDKVNESDNWLETSCTCLFVCALAKAVRMGYLHKIYLKYAWKGFDGVINRLKYDENGGIVIDGVCIGTGIGDYTHYINRPTSVNDLHGAGAFILMCAEMNLAETL
- a CDS encoding helix-turn-helix transcriptional regulator, whose product is MSKRNFVLNNFADIFSVSRKKQANHIMPYSHFHSSYEAYYLLEGERQFFIKDRTIVIKAGDLIIIQPDVLHKTANGNYPEHEKIILNFKEEFIPAFRGDLFKKLYSAFDEDYLVIHFTLQYKIQVEDMLQRIVQEAREKKGAYEIYIQSLVLQLLILSSRYLEEHIMEPLEYLNPMHERISEIVRYINKHYKKELSLPYLADKFFVSPYYLSHAFKEVTGFTFVEYVNSVRIKEAKKLLEETNLKVYFIAAKVGYGSITHFGRVFKEITGHAPLYYRKKK